One Hordeum vulgare subsp. vulgare chromosome 4H, MorexV3_pseudomolecules_assembly, whole genome shotgun sequence DNA window includes the following coding sequences:
- the LOC123446353 gene encoding uncharacterized protein LOC123446353 — protein sequence MPMKRSSISSCLMSTSGNRGARSRVFSGSCVLGCSIGGGFTDRSAMRLYHCFGTPTLPGYDPTVAAKLLRPLAATTLFFKQIQRMLTHGRRCCFGELLRPRA from the coding sequence ATGCCGATGAAGCGCTCCTCCATCAGCTCCTGCCTGATGAGCACGTCGGGGAACAGAGGGGCAAGATCGCGGGTGTTCAGCGGCTCATGCGTCCTTGGGTGCAGCATCGGCGGCGGCTTCACCGACAGGTCGGCGATGAGGTTGTACCATTGCTTCGGGACGCCCACGTTGCCTGGGTACGACCCGACCGTGGCAGCGAAGCTCCTACGTCCATTGGCAGCAACAACATTGTTCTTCAAGCAGATCCAACGGATGCTCACGCATGGGAGGCGGTGTTGTTTCGGCGAGCTCCTTCGTCCTCGAGCATGA